The Lolium rigidum isolate FL_2022 chromosome 2, APGP_CSIRO_Lrig_0.1, whole genome shotgun sequence genomic interval AGGATAGGATTAAGAACGCTTGAGTATCACTAGCTTTGGCCTTTGGAGCCCATTATCAACTTTTAAGACTATCGTACAGATAATTTCATTAGTCTTATTGCTTGGTAGCAACATGTAAATCATTCCCTGTGGACATATATGGTTTtgttgaatgatcttgacttcaaGCAAAGCTTATGAAAGTACCATCTCACTGATTTTATTAGTTATTTCATTGCACAGGTAGCACTCCCCAGGGAAACAACCACTGGGAAATGTTATCTTCAACATTACATAGAGTCTATCCTGGCTTTACAAGAGGCCAGCTGCAAACTGGAAGGTACGTAGACTATGGTACATGTGCAATCTATTAGTCACTTGCTAGAATTTTTATGATTTCTGTCATCGTTGATTATTTTCTCACTGATACTTTTTATATATTTCCTATGATACTTTTCGTTGTTCATTGTTTTTAGTACCAAATGTTTTCTAACTTGTTAATAATATTTTGATTCTCGCAGTAGGCACTGGCTTGCTTTAGTTGAAATTTTTCTTGAAACAAACTACCAGTTTTTACAACAATGATGTTGGAAGTATTTCTCTGCTATGTTTCCTGTTGGTTGGTGTGACTGGCCTGAATGAGCTAACCTGAGGTTGTAGAAGTAACTTGAATGGCTGTTGTTATCATGTAAAGAAATGTTGACACTGAAATATGTATCACCTAATGCAACTTTGTATTTATACAACTAATTTGTACTTAAACTAGACCAAGATGTACTTAGGCCAAGTTAAAGAACTGAATAAGATAAGATAAGTTACTATTAAACCAGGCTTCCTTGGTATCTGATTTCTAATTCTATCCGCGCACTGATAGTATAGAATTGCACCTCTCCTTTTCCCAACCTTATAGAACTTTAGAGAACATGTTGGATAAAGAAACATAAAATTTTGCGTTTGTTGTAAATGGCTCATCTGGCATGATTTTAAAATTCTGACATTGCGTTAACTGATTAATATTCATTCTTTGAGTGTGCAGGGGGATGTGATACGAAGATCCCATTTGTTATTATGACTTCGGATGATACAAATGCACTGACCATCAAGCTTTTGGAATCAAACTCCTATTTTGGAATGGAACCATCACAAGTCAAAATTCTAAAGCAGGTGGCTGTCTATTTTGTTTTTTATACTATGTGCTTCTTAGGGGCAAAAAACATATACAGCTGTTACTATTGGTGCTGATTGATTCTTATTTGTTTCAGGAAAAAGTGGCATGTCTAGCGGACAATGATGCAAGGCTTGCATTAGATCCAAATGACAAGTACAGGATCCAGGTGCTAACTTGTTAGACTGATCATTAATACTGGGGTTTAAAGTGTGTGACGTCTTATTGTTGTTTTTGtcttcttgagtttgcacttgtCTTAATTCTGTTTCGTGATTGGCAGACAAAGCCACATGGGCATGGAGATGTTCATTCTCTTCTTTATTCAAGTGGTTTACTTGAGCAATGGTATGCCTGTTGATTCAAGAGGTGTTTCTCATTCAAGAAACTTTCTCATCAGAAAAGTTGGCTTGTTTGAAGAAAAATAACTGTTAACTGAAATATTAGTAAAGCATAATCAATCAAAGATCAACCACGTACACGTAGATTTTATGAACATTGTTTTCTGATACTTCACTTTTTTTTACAGGAAGAGTAAAGGGCGGAAATGGGTTCTCTTTTTCCAGGACACAAATGGGTTGCTCTTCAATGTTTGTACAATGCCCTTTTTGACTGTATTTTGATTGGGAAAACACTTAGGGAACTGGGAACTTAGTTCTACCATCTTTTTGTAGGCAATACCATCAGCGTTAGGTGTCAGTGCTACAAAGGGATACAATGTTAATTCTCTTGCAGTTCCTCGAAAGGCAAAGGAAGCCATTGGTGGAATAACCAAACTTACACATGTTGATGGTAAATTTGCTATATTCACCTCATTTCATGTGAGCTTTCCTGATAGGTGGACAATATGTTGCGAATCAAATAGTGATTCTAGAGTAGACCAGTATGGCGGAAATCAATAAAAATTCCATCGTTGTTCAAACATATTTATGCTATCGCTATTGTTCAGCTTGTTCTGTACTGTCCATTAATCTACGATTATGACAGAAGAAGGCATTTTCACACGTTTTTTTCACTTATGTTCAACTATTTGTTCTGTCAAATTGACTTGGATTTGTTCTTATGTGTAGGTAGAACAATGGTGATCAATGTTGAGTACAATCAACTTGATCCACTCCTTCGTGCAACTGGGCATCCTGATGGAGATGCAAATAGTGAAACAGGCTACTCACCATACCCTGGAAATATAAACCAGGTAACAGTTATGTTAAAACACTTGAGATTTGTCTTCCTAATGATTTTTTTGCTTCATTAGGTCTTAAATACTGAAAATATGGCGGTTAACCTGTTAATTAAGATCATTAGTGTGATCTTTTAGTTTAGTATCAACACCACAATGACATACATGTAAAAAAAAACACTACAGTCAGATACCATAGGTGTTGCTGTCATAAATTTTAGTATAACTGGATTAATATTTTACATGTTCTCCATTGTTCTGAAAATGAACAACACTCTCTTGTGAGCTTTTGTATGCATAATATCTTGGAGCTTCCTTTTTTTATGCTGACTTTATATGCTGCCCTTTTGCAGTTGATACTggagcttgggccgtacattgagGAGCTCAAGAAAACACATGGTGCCATTTCTGAATTTGTAAATCCAAAGTAATTATTCAGCCCATTTTCTCCAAGGACTTTATATTTACAATGCTAATTATTGCAACAAGTATCTATCCACTTTCAGTTCAGTTTTTGAGGGCTGTTTCTGTCAGTGGTCATTTAAGGTTGCAGAATGAACTTGCTCCTGGTTTTTCTCTTCCTCTTTTTAACCTAATTATTAGTGTTTATATTTTTTTGCATTATGCAGCACTTGCTGTTAAAAATTCCTCTCTTTGATATCGATTCATCGGTGTACATAAAGTTATCTTATCTGCCTGATAACATGTGTTTTCATACTATCTTCTTAGTTGCATCATTGATTTAAGAGTTTACAACTTATCTCAGAAGTACTATTTTTAATAATATCGAAGTCTGTTCATATATCCTGATGTGATAttgtcagttttgttgaccagaACTTGGAGTACTTTATTCTAATTTTATTCTACTTTCATCATTTTCTCAATTTAGGTATACTGACTCTACCAAGACAGCATTCAAATCCTCCACTCGTCTTGAGTGCATGATGCAAGACTATCCAAAAACACTACCTCCAACTGCGAAAGTTGGTTTTACGGTAAGGAACATCTTACAGCTGAGGCCTCCCTTGAAAgaatgcttttctttttcttagctGACCGACTATAACTTTTTGATTATATATCTTGCACAAGAAGCATGTTGCTGCTTCCTAGTACTTCCTTCAAATTTGGTCTTTCCAAATCCTACTATGTTGGACATCGTGAATCTGATCATAAGTAATGCTGGTGTATGTAATTAGGTATGCAGTCAACACCTACATATCAGATCTGCAGACTCAAATTGGTGAACTTTGTATGCCCCATAGATGAGAGGGGGTTCGGATTATCTGTGTTAGCTGTAGTCTCTTCACAGAAGTTAGTATTACATCTGTATGATCTATGTTGAGACCATCTTGTTTCGTACCGCAGAGTTGTATACCTTCCCTACGGAACGAACAGTAAACCACCCACATGCTTATAGAAGTAGGCACGTACAATCATACAGCTGATTTTGTTTTCTTACAGGGATGGCATCATAACTATACATGGTCCTTACATTGATCCTATTAGTAATTTGGTATATATGAATCAGATGCAAAAGAAGAAAGTTCTCTCTTGAGTGATTAGGTTTCATGTCCTTACTGTTCTGTTCTAATTCCTTGCCCTTTTTCAATGTAGGTGATGGATACTTGGCTTGCATATGCTCCTGTAAAGAACAATCCTGAAGATGCAGCTAAAGTATGATTTCTTCCCTTTACACTGAATTTTATGTATTTTGCATCACATATACGTCTAAACCTGCGTATGAAGCATTTATGATTGGTTGGAAGAGGGCTTGCTCTGAATTTATGGTCATATTGAAGAATTGTGATCCAAGTTAAAGTATGTATCCTGATAGCCATGTTAGTTGTCAGTACTGACTTTGCCTTATTGTGACACGCCGAGAACTAAAGATCCTCTTCACTCTTATGGTGCCATTTGTATTTCAtatgcacattgatgtcattatcCTCAATTAAAATTTGGAGTAGGTTACTATTATACACATATTATGCGAGAGCCATACTTCAGTTTCTAAGCTGTTGGCTTTGGTGTTTCTTTATTTGAGAAGTCTACAATATACCTGATGTAGGTTCCAAAAGGCAATCCTTTTCACAGTGCAACCTCAGGAGAGATGGCAATCTACAGGGCAAACAGCCTTATTTTAAGAAAGGTGATGACATTAGCAGGCACTTAATCCTTGTCAACTTGCTTGCGTTCCAGCTCAACAAGCTTCTTTCTCCCCTTCTTTTACAGGCTGGTGCACAAATATATGACCCCGTAATCAGCACTTTCAACGGTCAAGAGGTGGAGGTTTGGCCACGCATAACCTGGAGCCCGAGGTGGGGTCTGACATTGAAGGACGTCAAGCAAAAGGTGAACGGAAACTCTTCAGTATCCCAGAGATCAGTTTTGGTAATCAATGGCCAGAACGTCATCATCGACGGTCTTTCCTTGGACGGTGCTCTTATTGTCAACTCCGTCGATGAAGCAGAGGTAACATGAAACACCGGTAACTGAAAGAAAACTAGCAAATTTCTGTGGTTACTGTCATCTTAGCGGTGAATTCTTTGTTACCACAGGTCAAAGTCACCGGTCACATAGAAAACAAGGGCTGGCCTATCCGGCACATCGACTATAAGGACACCTTGGAGAAGGAAGAGACCAGGATCCGCGGATTCAAGTTTGAGAAGGTTGAGCAGCTGGAGGTGAACTATACCGAGCCTGGGAAGCATTGCTTGAGTTCATGAACAACCATAACGGGTTGACACATGGTCCCTGCCATTTCCAGCTGGGAATAGTACAGTTGTGGGTACCATACCTTGTCCTCCTAATATTGGGCGGCGTTCACTGTGTGATAATAGCAATAAGCTGAAACCATTCTTTGAACTTGCAAGGGTAATAAGGAGCAGGGCTGCTTCACCAACCAGGCAGTCACCAGCTCACCATTCCTAATGTGAATTTGTAACTAGTGGCCATTTACTTGTCTCTCTAAAGTAAAGGAAATTGATAGTTTTTGCATATGGTTGGTATCTGAGGCTGATTATTTTTTTGTACAGTACTTGACACTCTGCACAGAAAATAAAGATTGGTAGTTCCTTTTGTGTTCAATAATGGAGTCTCTCTTTGTGACGCGTGGAACTGTCTGAATACTGCTGGAATTGATTTGAAAAATAAAAGACGAGACCGATAGCTAGCAATTAAATCGAGTATAAAATGATAAATACTTTGAAAAATAATACTAGTTAAAAGATGCTTGAAATCTGGAGGCGGACAATGTGCCTCAGCCGTATACAGAACACCTTTTGCTGGTCCACTAACCTCATCTAAAACCTAACCCAACAGATTCGAGGAATTCTGCAAATTGTTCTACGCTAAACATCAATGTTTTCCGAACAAATACATAAAGGAAGTAAATATCTTCTACTGTATTCATGCAAGGACCCGCTTATATGTCTGACAGTGTATTGCAAACCATATTGGACAAAACAGATGGGTACTATTACAAACCATATGAGACACGTAAGCTCAGTTTTCATGGTTTCACAGCATCATCACAGGACTTCGAAAAACTGGAATTTAGTGCTCACATTATTAAGGACCATAGTCTGTAGCATATGAGTAGGGAACAAATAAATTCGGTATTCATCATTGGCATACATCAAGTTTTGTGCCGTGTGTAGCTGATGAGTGGAGCAGCACTTCACTGTTGCAGGCAGGTCTAATGGGCACGACTCGACGCAGTAGGGCTACCCTGGCTGATGAGCCATCCTGTTCACTTCCTTCGTGTCTTGGAATGTTCGGTTTCAAGATTGACGAACAGTAGCCTTTTCCTGTTAATCCCCGTTGGTACTTGACTTCTGTTGGACGCTATGATCTCAGATTCTCAGCAGGACATTGCGGGTGACTAAGCGCGTCGTTTGATGCCGTGCCACTCTCTCAGCGAGAATTCGCCGAGCAGCACTGGTAAGGATGAAACCAGACAGGGCCACAGCGGTAGAGGGCGCTCATCGACTGAACAATTTGCGACGATAGTGAACAAATCTCTACCAAGTGCTGTTCCACTGATTCATCTAGTCTGGACCTTGAGGTGTGCGCGTAATGTCTCAACCTACATGAACTCGCCACAAGGGGATGGGCGTTCGTATTATTTATCCATGAAAAGAGACAGAATTTATATAATATCAAATAAGCTAAGATTTCAAAATTAACATAATCGGGGATGTAGCTCAAATGGTAGAGCGCTCGCTTTGCATGCGAGAGGCACGGGGTTCGATCCCCCGCATCTccaatttttagtttcttttcctTCAGAAAGACCATTTTCTAGGCAAACGTTTTGCCTTTGAAGCACAGTTTAAATTCACATGTTCtcaccgtttcaaaaaaaaattcacatgttctccACCTTCACTTCTTCTGGCCCATCTTTGATTAGATTTTTCTAGTCAGATATTTTCCTTCTGAAACCGGGTGCCACTACACGAAGGCCGACCTTTGAGAAGGGAAAAACCCATCCCCCGCGCGCGCTCTAGCGACGacacgtgtcgcgcgcggaacgtgtccccgggaaaagacgcgaatcgttttccgggtttggttttttccctttacgcgccggtagacccgttaacaatatgcggacccgttaatcttctttttccctttacgcgcgcagtacgttttcaaaaaattgggcgggactttcttttttgctttttcctttgtctttccgggctgtgagttttacggggaattaatgggagggaggtagcactttcaaattACAATTTTTTTAATTCCAACGAGTGCTACGAGATGAcatatgtcgaagcgattgctacggctcggcttcgcctcgtatcaaggcgccttcggcgcatcaaacattaataaacataatgaatggcagacatatgtcgttgtccccgtttgtcgttacccccatatgtcgaagcgattgctacggctcggcttcgcctcgtatcaaggcgccttcggcgcatcaaacattaataaacataatgaatggcagacatatgtcgttgtccccgtttgtcgttacccccatatgtcgaagcgattgctacggctcggcttcgcctcagtatcaaggcgccttcggcgcatcaaactgttgttttttttttctattttatttcttttggaaaggtttctgtttgattttctcttttattgtctgtaaagtttccgttttctcttttattctctggaaagatttccgttttctcttctATTCTCTGggaagatttccgttttctcttctATTGTCtgtaaagatttccgttttctcttctATTGTTtgtaaagatttccgttttctcttctATTGTCtgtaaagatttccgtttcctctagcggaggtacaggttcgaaggggtgtgaagtacatcctaggcgtagagacgagtacaggttaggtagaaagaggagcacggtactgtgtttctcttttggtttctctgggaagattttccgtttcctctagcgcaggtacacgtccgaaggggtgtgaagtacatccacgGCGtaaagacgagtacaggttaggtaggaagaggagcacggtactgtatttctcttttggtttatctggaaagattttccgtttcctctagcgcacgtACAGGTCCGAAGGTATGTGAAGTACATCCACGGCGtaaagacgagtacaggttaggtaggaagaggagcacggtactgtatttctcttttggtttctctggaaagattttgcgtttcctctagcgcaggtacacgtccgaaggggtgtgaagtacatcctcgtcgtagagaaaaGTACAGCGTCGGAACCAAGAAGAGTACGAGgtagtttctctgtttgtttctctgggaagattttccgtttcctctagcgcaggtacacgtccgaaggggtgtgaagtacatcctcggcgtagagacgagtacaggttaggtaggaagaggagcacggtactgtgtttctcttttggtttatctggaaagattttgcgtttcctctagcgcgggtacacgtccgaaggggtgtgaagtacctcctcggcgtagagacgagtacggagttaggtaggaagaggagcacggtactgtgtttctcttttggtttatctggaaagattttccgtttcctctagcgcaggtacacgtccgaaggtgtgtgaagtacatccacGGCGtaaagacgagtacaggttaggtaggaagaggagcacggtactgtatttctcttttggtttctctggaaagattttgcgtttcctctagcgcaggtacacgttcgaaggggtgtgaagtacatcctcgtcgtagagaaaaGTACAGCGTCGGAACCAAGAAGAGTACGAGgtagtttctctgtttgtttctctgggaagatttccgtttcctctagcgcaggtacacgtccgaaggggtgtgaagtacatcctcggcgtagagacgagtacaggttaggtaggaagaggagcacggtactgtgtttctcttttggtttatctggaaagattttgcgtttcctctagcgcaggtacacgtccgaaggggtgtgaagtacctcctcggcgtagagacgagtacaggttaggtaggaagaggagcacggtactgtgtttctcttttggtttatctggaaagattttccgtttcctctagcgcaggtacaagtccgaaggtgtgtgaagtacatccacGGCGtaaagacgagtacaggttaggtaggaagaggagcacggtactgtatttctcttttggtttctctggaaagattttgcgtttcctctagcgcaggtacacgtccgaaggggtgtgaagtacatcctcatcGTAGAGAAAAGTACAGCGTCGGAACCAAGAAGAGTACGAGgtagtttctctgtttgtttctctgggaagattttccgtttcctctagcgcaggtacacgtccgaaggggtgtgaagtacatcctcggcgtagagacgagtacaggttaggtaggaagaggagcacggtactgtgtttctcttttggtttatctcggAAAGATTttgcgtttcctctagcgcaggtacacgtccgaaggggtgtgaagtacctcctcggcgtagagacgagtacagcgtcggaagcaagaggagtacgaggtagtttctctgtttgtttctctgggaagattttccgtttcctctagcgcaggtacacgtccgaaggggtgtgaagtacctcctcggcgtagagacgagtacagcgtcggaaccaagaggagtacgaggtagtttctctgtttgtttctctgggaaGATTttgcgtttcctctagcgcaggtacacgtccgaagggttgtgaagtacatcctaggcgtaaagacgagtacaggttaggtaggaagaggaacacggtactgtgtttctcttttgatttatctggaaagattttgcGTTTCCTCtatcgcaggtacacgtccgaaggggtgtgaagtacatcctcggcgtagagacgagtacaggttaggtaggaagaggagcacggtactgtgtttctcttttggtttatctggaaagattttgcgtttcctctagcgcgtgtacacgtccgaaggggtgtgaagtacctcctcggcgtagagacgagtacagcgtcggaagcaagaggagtacgaggtagtttctctgtttgtttctctgggaagattttccgtttcctctagcgcaggtacacgtccgaaggggtgtgaagtacctcctcggcgtagagacgagtacagcgtcggaaccaagaggagtacgaggtagtTTCTCTTGTTTGTTTCTGCGGGAAGATTttgcgtttcctctagcgcaggtacacgtccgaagggttgtgaagtacgtcctcggcgtagagacgagtacagagtTAGGTAGGAAGAGGAACACGGTgcttgtgtttctcttttgatttatccggaaagattttgcgtttcctctagcgcaggtacacgtccgaaggggtgtgaagtacatcctcggcgtagagacgagtacgggttaggtaggaagaggagcacgatgcttgtgtttctcttttggtttatccggaaagatt includes:
- the LOC124692520 gene encoding UDP-sugar pyrophosphorylase-like, with the protein product MASGAVDAAAEAVAAVGISGGGGDDEWAQPSPALRRNLRLLSHDQVELAKMLLNEGQGHLFEHWPEPGVDDDKKKSFFDQVCRLHSSYPGGLASYIQNAKKLLADSKAGQNPYDGFTPSVPSGEVLTFGDDNFLSLEAAGVKEARNAAFVLVAGGLGERLGYKGIKVALPRETTTGKCYLQHYIESILALQEASCKLEGGCDTKIPFVIMTSDDTNALTIKLLESNSYFGMEPSQVKILKQEKVACLADNDARLALDPNDKYRIQTKPHGHGDVHSLLYSSGLLEQWKSKGRKWVLFFQDTNGLLFNAIPSALGVSATKGYNVNSLAVPRKAKEAIGGITKLTHVDGRTMVINVEYNQLDPLLRATGHPDGDANSETGYSPYPGNINQLILELGPYIEELKKTHGAISEFVNPKYTDSTKTAFKSSTRLECMMQDYPKTLPPTAKVGFTVMDTWLAYAPVKNNPEDAAKVPKGNPFHSATSGEMAIYRANSLILRKAGAQIYDPVISTFNGQEVEVWPRITWSPRWGLTLKDVKQKVNGNSSVSQRSVLVINGQNVIIDGLSLDGALIVNSVDEAEVKVTGHIENKGWPIRHIDYKDTLEKEETRIRGFKFEKVEQLEVNYTEPGKHCLSS